In Candidatus Binatia bacterium, a single window of DNA contains:
- a CDS encoding Eco57I restriction-modification methylase domain-containing protein, whose protein sequence is LARDYGIDPDDAAAFAAWRASHQPFHWFAEFYGVMREGGFDVVIGNPPYVATRKITSYSVRGYKTAACTDIYAWCLERVIDIASTKARTGMIVPLSLSFSEDFDDLRQMLYRRYQGNWFSHFARIPAALFAADVRVRNTIHIGRIGGEARKPLTSRLHRWFEVARPHLFASLSYASFTPANWKGRIPKLNTQGLIDAFEKRLGPSVPTVESSLSRRATAHVLHFKKTAYNWLSFTHEEAPCFAANGKRVPQTKYGVIYLRSSDERELAFLLLNGKIEFSFWVAIGDDFDVTKWMFGDLPVALAQLPTADQKQLLAIAPELKAAVEEAVQFKLNAGKRVGNYNLAKCRHVTDKSDALFARAFGFDHVWDDIELLYVQTVKTDFESQSDDEEE, encoded by the coding sequence TCTGGCCCGCGACTACGGCATCGACCCCGACGACGCAGCCGCCTTTGCAGCCTGGCGCGCAAGCCACCAGCCCTTCCACTGGTTCGCCGAGTTCTACGGCGTGATGCGCGAGGGCGGGTTCGATGTGGTGATTGGGAATCCGCCGTATGTCGCCACGCGAAAGATAACAAGCTACTCCGTTCGTGGTTACAAGACGGCCGCATGCACCGACATCTACGCCTGGTGTCTAGAGCGCGTCATTGACATCGCGAGCACGAAGGCGCGTACCGGCATGATTGTGCCATTGAGCCTTTCGTTCAGCGAAGATTTTGATGACCTTCGACAGATGCTCTATCGACGCTATCAAGGAAACTGGTTTTCCCACTTCGCGCGCATTCCTGCCGCCTTGTTTGCCGCCGACGTTCGGGTGCGCAACACGATTCACATCGGGCGGATTGGCGGGGAGGCCCGCAAGCCCTTGACGTCTCGTCTGCACCGCTGGTTTGAGGTAGCGCGCCCGCATCTGTTTGCATCACTGTCCTACGCATCGTTCACGCCTGCGAACTGGAAGGGGCGTATTCCCAAGCTCAACACACAGGGCCTCATTGATGCCTTTGAGAAACGGTTGGGGCCAAGCGTGCCGACCGTCGAGTCGTCATTGTCTCGGCGCGCAACGGCGCATGTACTGCACTTCAAGAAAACGGCTTACAACTGGCTGTCGTTCACCCACGAAGAAGCGCCTTGTTTTGCAGCAAACGGAAAGCGCGTCCCGCAAACGAAGTATGGGGTGATCTACCTTCGAAGTAGTGATGAGCGTGAGCTTGCCTTCCTTCTCCTCAACGGAAAGATTGAGTTCAGCTTCTGGGTAGCGATCGGTGATGATTTCGACGTCACAAAATGGATGTTCGGTGATTTGCCGGTAGCGCTGGCGCAACTCCCAACCGCGGATCAGAAACAGTTGTTGGCCATCGCGCCGGAATTGAAAGCAGCGGTGGAGGAAGCCGTGCAGTTCAAGCTCAACGCCGGCAAGCGCGTGGGCAATTACAACCTCGCGAAATGCCGGCATGTTACCGACAAGTCGGATGCGCTATTTGCCCGTGCCTTCGGCTTTGATCATGTTTGGGACGACATCGAGTTGCTTTATGTTCAGACAGTGAAGACGGATTTCGAGTCCCAGAGCGATGACGAAGAAGAATGA